Sequence from the Longibacter salinarum genome:
GGGGGAGCGGAGACGGTCCCGACATCTTCTCCCTCAAGCCGAACACGTTCAAAGACGTTCTCGATGGCGCCCTTCGACTTGGTCGAGCGATCGGGCGAACCTCAAAGGCAATGCGCGTGATTGCCGGGGGGGAGATGCGCCTCCAGCAGTTGCGATCGGCCCTTGGAGTAGATCGCCGCGTTGAGCCCGAGACCCTGCAGACGGTAGCCTGCATCGAGTGGCTTGATCCACTGATGGTCGCCGGGCACTGGATGCCCGACCTGGCTGAGCACGCGGGCGCCCGTAGCATCCTGGCCGAGAAGGGAGACGCTTCTCCGACCATCGAGTTTGACGCGCTCGTCGAAGCGGATCCCGCCGCCATCGCGATCATGCCCTGCGGCTTCTCCGTCGATCAGACGGTTGGTGATATGGAGCGACTGACCTCGCGCTCCGCGTGGAGGGATCTCCGTGCCGTCCGAAGCGGCAACGTGGCGATTTTGGATGGTAACGCGTACTTC
This genomic interval carries:
- a CDS encoding cobalamin-binding protein; the encoded protein is MRIVSLLPAATEWIAAFGGLEDLVGCSHECSGPPGIADIPVVTEARFDDSGDSAAIDRAVRDALEQGLSLYDVDMERLKALDPDLIVTQDQCDVCAVSLSQLREELATWGSGDGPDIFSLKPNTFKDVLDGALRLGRAIGRTSKAMRVIAGGEMRLQQLRSALGVDRRVEPETLQTVACIEWLDPLMVAGHWMPDLAEHAGARSILAEKGDASPTIEFDALVEADPAAIAIMPCGFSVDQTVGDMERLTSRSAWRDLRAVRSGNVAILDGNAYFNRPGPRLVRSAELLASVVHRRDDVLRRPIRDGERIWLEEMPDGAS